The Thermoplasma acidophilum DSM 1728 genome includes a window with the following:
- a CDS encoding alpha/beta hydrolase, with protein sequence MNTEIINFESDALRDNYLGDEFRRQILVYTPDSMTDSYPLMIELAGTNWKPRLHNKFANIVEKLFSQGLKAVIANPNFSTKYNINQYINSPAVGNYEDFIITEIVPYLRERYRTGKTALFGKSSGGFGSYTLAVRHPEVINGFADHFGDSCFFYLYADDFAYTYNMLQKYKKSELIEHLLSKRPTDEEMRALNVFGSSAFYSPDLNDPSGFDLPFDENTGEIKENVWSRWKQLDPVKNVKQNLDALKKLDAVYLDVGDSDEYRLYIGSRSLHNKLLEGGIEHHYEEFHGGHFGNSERYLVSLPYLYDALRVKE encoded by the coding sequence ATGAACACGGAGATCATAAACTTTGAAAGCGATGCACTGAGGGACAACTATTTAGGGGACGAGTTTCGAAGGCAGATACTTGTATACACACCGGACAGTATGACGGATTCCTATCCGCTGATGATAGAACTTGCCGGAACCAATTGGAAGCCGAGACTGCACAACAAATTTGCCAATATAGTTGAAAAGCTGTTCTCCCAAGGTCTCAAAGCTGTAATAGCGAATCCGAACTTTTCGACAAAATATAACATTAATCAGTACATAAATTCACCCGCCGTAGGCAACTACGAGGATTTCATAATAACTGAGATTGTACCGTACCTCAGAGAAAGGTACAGGACAGGAAAGACAGCATTATTTGGCAAGTCATCAGGTGGTTTCGGATCCTATACCCTCGCTGTCAGGCATCCCGAAGTTATAAACGGTTTTGCCGACCATTTTGGTGATAGCTGCTTCTTTTACCTGTACGCAGATGATTTCGCGTACACATACAATATGCTGCAGAAATACAAGAAAAGCGAACTTATAGAACATCTGCTGTCGAAGAGGCCTACAGATGAGGAAATGAGAGCGCTCAATGTCTTCGGAAGCTCTGCATTCTATTCCCCAGACCTGAACGATCCAAGCGGTTTTGATCTTCCCTTCGATGAGAATACCGGTGAAATAAAGGAAAATGTGTGGTCAAGATGGAAACAGCTTGATCCCGTTAAAAATGTAAAGCAGAATCTTGATGCTCTGAAAAAATTGGATGCCGTGTATTTGGATGTAGGAGATTCCGATGAATACAGACTATACATAGGATCCAGATCTCTTCATAATAAGCTCCTGGAAGGTGGAATAGAGCATCATTACGAGGAGTTCCATGGTGGGCATTTCGGCAATTCTGAACGTTATCTCGTTTCCCTGCCCTATCTCTATGATGCGTTGAGAGTGAAGGAATAG
- a CDS encoding thermopsin, which yields MMTDIKKSIVVLVTLIFITTLFFAVSAAPVHATTPAVQASSYVNATQQSQMYSSVMQKLESRGISPKYAYLPDFNAQRIVHKGNTVSPTYATTPAPMGIGDIGLKYLNGQTLPYEINFTSTEASVTIDNLSDFYLLNDGPHSVTIQLNSVLTNVSILGNSSYSFWTQNVVFYSARTHQITFIDNVWNFSSPAFNMTTNALHGNGILVPYVFYYDIGPTFNVTYPFTVDLYLNSTVINGNSAVYFNYSVFTSGKVYSGSYDTVIFNSTGHPGYRAPQPEYQIDGYGYDATGYLINDAEVMIGGPGGGSTTSIYSINATMHLYYLNSTTGTYQTVPSAFDIAADTGETSEGVAVSWSHGPDGYYAKLTAGPSFIYGMWNMSSVNNMEHFSGSISPSNAFIFASPDEMNLSTAAWVPTSASGHFSFTLPEGTYAYEALMSYYAPASGYLGSDTVISLLKDPTMGIYTPLFAFNNQQLANISVSGTGSSANPYVVENQQYMPINPLFDEFNDFVFPVFPGVMIANTNASVNLISMPSFYMQYAGYQVQILKNLKLPTYNYLPFEFYNTSNLSLWKDQFISGWFAYFLSGFPDANVIMWNSTHDLIGSNTFYSMDSSLLVFGGSNNVVWGNYFLQSPITKTKEFEYINTNGAPFGVSMYSSGNLVYNNEFKVYITAYSPDYSIYTGLPALYIDEWNISLQPAFIAHSFNGFTLSGSIIGTFYQGGNYWWNFNGTIPYNDNGLIYYGGDYVPLVHGFPFYLFREYMFF from the coding sequence ATGATGACAGATATCAAGAAGAGTATTGTTGTTCTTGTAACGTTGATCTTTATTACAACGCTGTTTTTTGCGGTCTCAGCAGCGCCAGTACATGCCACAACGCCCGCGGTGCAGGCATCATCATATGTTAATGCCACGCAGCAATCGCAGATGTACAGTTCCGTCATGCAGAAATTGGAATCGCGCGGCATAAGCCCAAAGTATGCGTATCTGCCTGACTTCAATGCGCAGAGGATCGTGCATAAAGGCAATACAGTGTCACCAACATACGCCACAACGCCCGCTCCCATGGGCATAGGCGACATAGGCCTGAAGTACTTAAACGGACAGACATTACCATACGAGATAAACTTCACAAGCACAGAAGCGAGCGTAACAATTGACAATCTCAGCGACTTCTATCTGCTCAATGATGGGCCCCATTCCGTAACTATACAGCTGAACTCTGTGCTAACCAACGTATCCATACTCGGTAACTCATCTTACTCGTTCTGGACCCAGAATGTTGTATTCTATTCAGCAAGGACGCATCAGATCACCTTCATAGACAACGTATGGAACTTCTCAAGCCCGGCCTTCAACATGACGACGAATGCGCTTCATGGAAATGGTATACTGGTACCATATGTATTCTATTACGATATCGGGCCGACGTTCAACGTTACCTATCCGTTCACCGTGGATCTATATCTGAATTCAACGGTCATAAACGGAAATTCAGCAGTATACTTCAATTACAGCGTTTTCACTTCTGGAAAGGTGTATTCCGGTAGTTATGATACCGTGATATTCAACTCCACAGGGCATCCAGGATACAGGGCCCCCCAGCCAGAATACCAGATAGATGGTTACGGATACGATGCCACGGGTTATCTGATTAACGATGCAGAGGTGATGATAGGCGGCCCTGGTGGTGGCAGCACAACTTCTATTTACAGTATCAATGCCACTATGCATCTGTACTATCTCAATTCGACAACAGGTACGTATCAGACTGTGCCATCTGCCTTCGACATAGCTGCGGATACAGGCGAGACCAGTGAAGGCGTCGCCGTATCATGGTCTCATGGACCGGACGGATACTACGCAAAGCTAACTGCAGGGCCTTCCTTCATATATGGAATGTGGAACATGAGCTCTGTGAATAACATGGAACACTTCTCCGGAAGCATAAGCCCAAGCAATGCCTTCATCTTCGCATCTCCAGACGAGATGAATCTCTCCACTGCAGCCTGGGTACCAACATCGGCGTCTGGCCATTTCAGCTTCACCCTGCCGGAAGGTACGTATGCATATGAGGCGCTGATGAGTTACTATGCGCCAGCATCTGGATATCTCGGATCCGATACAGTGATAAGCCTGCTTAAGGATCCGACCATGGGCATCTACACACCACTCTTCGCCTTTAACAATCAGCAGCTTGCCAATATATCCGTATCTGGAACTGGATCCTCTGCGAACCCGTATGTAGTTGAGAACCAGCAGTACATGCCTATAAATCCGCTCTTCGATGAATTCAATGATTTCGTATTCCCCGTATTCCCCGGCGTCATGATAGCCAACACCAACGCATCGGTAAACCTGATCTCAATGCCTTCATTTTATATGCAGTATGCAGGCTACCAGGTTCAGATCCTGAAGAATCTCAAACTTCCAACATACAACTACCTGCCATTTGAATTCTACAACACGTCAAATCTCTCGCTGTGGAAAGATCAGTTCATATCGGGCTGGTTTGCATATTTCCTGAGCGGATTTCCGGATGCAAACGTAATCATGTGGAACTCCACCCATGATCTGATAGGATCGAACACATTCTACTCTATGGATTCCTCGCTTCTGGTCTTCGGCGGATCGAACAACGTGGTATGGGGCAACTACTTCCTACAAAGCCCGATAACGAAGACGAAGGAGTTCGAGTACATCAACACCAATGGTGCACCATTCGGCGTATCTATGTACAGCAGTGGAAACCTGGTGTACAACAACGAGTTCAAGGTCTATATAACTGCGTACAGCCCGGATTATAGCATATACACAGGATTACCTGCATTGTACATCGACGAATGGAATATAAGCCTGCAGCCGGCTTTTATAGCGCACAGCTTTAACGGCTTCACGCTCTCTGGAAGCATAATAGGGACATTCTATCAGGGAGGAAACTACTGGTGGAACTTCAATGGCACGATACCTTACAACGATAACGGCCTGATCTATTACGGTGGAGACTATGTACCCCTGGTTCATGGATTCCCGTTCTATCTCTTCAGAGAATATATGTTCTTCTGA
- a CDS encoding MFS transporter encodes MTIDYSRKYFVLSITTLGSLMAAIDSTIVFLALPAMGHYFSSSVSYLTWIVVAYIISATIFMIPSADIMRKIGKKQLYLIGFVIFALSSLVIALSSNVIMAIIFRFIEGIGAGFLSAVGIPILLDAFPPQERGRAVGINSISWAIGTLVGPVLGGYLVLYDWRYVFLINVPIGIIAAILGLARIPHYPKENAQKYDPIPLIGLIAFLLPLTVGISFINVYFLVASAIIFPFFIMAQRRNPIIPSVLLKNRNYVRVSISSTLQALSFFGVLYALSLYLQISRGMSSLSASLYLFTYPLASMIANPVSGFLFDRTGKGAHLLVIGLVMQAFGIFMVAYTMTLIPIYLFIAGFGGSLFWAPSTTMVVDAAGPKFRGIANSSLFTLRNMSLILGISVFPIFVSAFSHVKSSSIIITAFGANLSASTSYYLITVSLLSVLAIIPIVGFLRSKRESIESKAEIPG; translated from the coding sequence ATGACTATTGATTACTCAAGGAAGTATTTTGTATTATCGATAACCACGCTGGGTTCGCTGATGGCCGCCATAGACTCCACCATAGTGTTTCTTGCGCTGCCGGCTATGGGCCACTATTTCTCATCCTCGGTATCCTATCTCACATGGATCGTCGTTGCGTACATAATATCGGCCACGATATTCATGATACCGAGCGCTGACATAATGCGCAAGATAGGGAAGAAGCAACTTTACCTGATAGGCTTTGTTATATTTGCGCTGTCATCGCTAGTCATAGCGTTATCAAGCAATGTCATCATGGCCATCATCTTCAGGTTCATAGAGGGCATAGGGGCTGGATTCCTGAGCGCGGTTGGCATACCAATACTTCTTGACGCCTTTCCGCCGCAGGAAAGGGGAAGGGCAGTGGGCATAAACTCAATATCATGGGCAATAGGGACTCTGGTTGGCCCAGTTCTTGGCGGATACCTCGTACTCTATGACTGGAGGTACGTATTCCTGATAAACGTGCCAATAGGAATAATCGCAGCAATACTTGGCCTGGCAAGGATACCGCATTATCCCAAGGAGAATGCGCAGAAGTACGACCCCATTCCGCTCATAGGGCTGATAGCTTTTCTGCTGCCGCTAACCGTGGGCATATCTTTCATAAACGTGTACTTCCTCGTGGCCTCTGCCATCATATTCCCATTCTTCATTATGGCGCAGAGAAGAAACCCCATAATTCCGTCCGTTCTCCTGAAAAACAGGAACTACGTAAGGGTCTCGATATCATCGACTCTTCAGGCACTTTCATTCTTTGGTGTTCTCTATGCACTGAGCCTTTATCTGCAGATATCCAGGGGCATGTCATCGCTTTCAGCTTCGCTCTACCTCTTCACATACCCGCTGGCATCTATGATAGCCAACCCAGTAAGCGGATTTCTCTTCGACAGGACCGGCAAAGGAGCACACCTCCTCGTCATCGGCCTGGTCATGCAGGCATTTGGCATATTCATGGTCGCATACACGATGACCCTTATACCCATTTACCTCTTCATAGCCGGTTTCGGAGGTTCGCTGTTCTGGGCTCCATCAACAACAATGGTGGTGGATGCTGCAGGCCCGAAATTCAGGGGAATAGCTAACAGTTCGCTCTTCACGCTCAGGAACATGTCGTTGATACTCGGCATCTCCGTCTTTCCAATATTTGTTTCTGCATTTTCGCATGTGAAATCCTCATCGATCATCATAACCGCGTTCGGAGCTAACCTTTCTGCGAGCACATCATACTATCTCATAACGGTGTCTTTGCTTTCCGTGCTTGCCATAATACCAATAGTTGGTTTTCTGCGTTCGAAGCGAGAATCAATAGAATCCAAAGCGGAGATCCCCGGATAA